GAACTGACTGCCCTTGACGTGATTTTGCCTTTGGCCAAACAGTTATTACAAGAAGTGGAGTATGAACGGCATCCCATTCGTCTGATAGGATTGTCTGTATCTAATCCTTGTGAAGAAGGGGAGAGGAGAAGTAATGTTTGGGAGCAACTGAGTTTTGAATTCAGCGATTGGCAATGGTAACTTTCTTATTACTTTATTATGAGTCTGCAAAATCTTAAATAAATAATATTATATTTGCGTTTGTATTAAAAAAAGAGAAGTATGGGGTGTTTAATGAATGTTTTGTGGCTGCTACTTGGAGGCATTTTCACCGCTATTGAGTATGTTGTTGCCAGCCTGCTGTTAATGATAACGATAGTAGGTATTCCTTTTGGTATGCAGACCATGAAAATGGCAGGGCTTGCTTTATGGCCTTTCGGTAAAGAAGTGCGTAATGGAGAACGTTCGGGTGGTTGTCTTTATGTACTTATGAATGTGCTTTGGATATTATTAGGAGGTATCTGGATAAGTCTGTCGCATTTAGTATTCGGATTATTGCTGTGTATAACAATTATAGGTATCCCTTTTGGAATACAGCATTTTAAATTGGCTGGATTGGCCTTGACACCTTTCGGAAAAGACATAGTGGTAGCCTGATTTTCTCGTATTCTTATGCCAGCAGATAAAATGGACTGAAAGAAAAGGGCGGGGAACTTTTAAGTTCTCCGCCCTCATTCATTGTATTTAAAGGTGTTGTTTACATGGTAATATGTGACTGCTTTGCGAGCAGTTTTTGGAGTTTGCCATTTAAAGTCTGGCACATAGTTCCGTTTCCCATTGCTTGATAGCGTTTGATACGGTACTGTAACATTAAAATTTCATTTTCATTCTTTTTCATAATCATCTTCTTTTTGTGCCTTCCGCGTTTCGGAAAGCGGGTTTTACATCTTTCTTATTTTCTCTTATCAACGCTGCAAAGATACGAATAATTTCTGAAAAACATGTTCTACAACATAAAAATATTCATAAAATCTATGTTTTGGAGATGAAAAAGCGCTTTTTTGCCAACCTGATATTACAAATATGTGACATTGATCTTACCTTTTCTTTCTTCCTTTTACTTGGATTTGCAGCTTGAATCAAGTACTTTTGTTCAAAGAATTCAAGTATGGGTTTAATTTTATAAAGAGAAGGATATGATGAATAAACTGATGGAGCTTTTACGAAGCCCTTACCCTACGCTTTATCGGCGCTGGAAATCTGTAGTGATACCTCCGGTAATCATTTTCTTGATACTTTATATATTGCAACCATTTGGTATTTCGCGGATAGAAGAAAATAAATTTTGGATTGTAGCTGGTTCTGCATTCATTGCTGCAGGAGCATCGGGTATTTTTACGTATTTGTTGCCAATTTTGTTTCCTTCCTATTATAAAGAACAAAATTGGACTTTGGGTAAATACGTCTTGAATATGCTTCTGTTTCTTTTGTTGATAGCTGTCGGAGTCTGGATTTATCTGTCATGGTTGATGGGAGTTTGGCTGAATGGGCGATTGTTTTTTATGGCTTTGTCTTGGGTGATGATACTGGCTCTTTTCCCTGTCACTTTCTTCTTGATGTGGAATCGGAATCTATTGCTGACTCGTAATTTGAAGGCTGCGACTGAAATGAACTTTTATCTTTCAAGGAAGCTTTCTGAGGAAGATAGGAGTCCTTTGGCCAAAGAAAAAGAAAGTAGCGGGGAATGGTTGTTTTTTTCTGGTGGAGTAAAAGAAAGATTGGAAGTGTCAGTCCGTGATTTTCTTTATGCAGAGGCGGAGGGAAATTATGTAAAAGTGGTTTATTATTCTGTAAAAGGCCAGGGTACTATCCGAAAATTATTGCGAGTCACGATGAAGCAGGCGGAAGAAACGATAGCCGGTTACTCTTATATAATTCGTTGTCACCGCGCTTTTCTGGTGAATGTCCGAAAGGTAGTAAAAGTAGAAGGAAACTCACAGGGGTATCGCTTGCGATTGGAAGGCTGTGAAGAAGAAGTTCCTGTTTCAAGAGCATACGCCAAAGAGGTGAAAATGTTGATAGAGAATGAGGTAGCAAGCTAATTATTCGTCACAGAAATACGTCATTCGTCACAGGATGATTGCCATTAGTCACATATCCGGGCTGTCTGTCCCGGATATTTTTTTGCTCTGAAATCTTCCTCTATGTTTGCAACAGCGAAAGCAAATTGCATGTTGGTAATCGAAAATAAACATAGAGATATGAAACGGAAAATTATTCTTTTAGCTTTAAGTATTTTATTCTTTGTGCATCCATCTATAGCACAAAAGGTAATAACAGATACGATACAAATTAAATTCAATATCGATAGTGTCGGATTGGAAGAAGTCGTAGTGAAAGGACGTAAAACTCCTGCTGCTAATAGTCGTTGGAGTGATATGCATCCGGTAGAACTGGTTACGGTGGGCGGCGCAAACGGTGATTTATACAAAGCATTGCAAACATTGCCCGGTACGCAGGTGCAAGGTGAAACCGGTGAACTGCTGGTACGCGGCGGCAGTAGTAGTGAGACACAAACCTATATAGATGGTATGCATGTATTGAATCCTTATACTTCAAATGGTATCAATACACCGGCTCGAAGCCGTTATTCCACTTTTATGTTTAGCGGGGTGAACCTTGCTTCCGGTGGTGCTTCACAAGAATATGGAGAAGCGCTCTCTGCCGTACTGCCTTTGGAGACAAAAGATTATAGTCGGGTTAATAAAGTGGGAGTGAATGCTTCGGTTGTCGGGGTAGGAGGCGGAGGTACACACGTCTTTGATAAAGGCTCTTTGTCGGTGGATTTGAACTATCAGAATTTGGGATTATATGATAAGATTTATTCCGGCCGTAAAGAGTTCTCAAAACCCTATCGGATGTTTTCAGGGGCCGCTCAGTTCCGGTATACTCCTGATGAGGCTACTACTTTAAAGATATATGCCCAGTATGACCGTACGGATCTTTCTACCTATGAAGGAGAAGAACGTAGATTATTTGGTTTGGGTGAGGATAATGCTTATATCAATGCAACTTTTCGCCGTCGCATGTCGGGTGGATGGAATTGGTTTGCGGGTGCAGCCTATTCGTTCAATGAGCAGAAGATAAATGGTGCTGTTTTGGCAAGTGACGATTGGTTGGAGCGTCAACAAGAGTTGCATCTGAAAACTAAAGTTTTTAAACGTTTGTCATCGACTTTTCGCTTGGATATGGGATTGGAGAGCTATATCCGTTCTTATAAGAATCATTATCTGCTTTCCGAAATTGATGATAGTAATAGTATGTCGCCCACGGTTAGTGCAGGATTCTTTTCGGCTACTTATTATCCTGTAGAGCAACTTAAAGCCGAACTTTCTTTTCGTACGGAGTATACTTCACTAAACCGAAAAGTGAATTTCTCTCCGCGGTTAGCATTGAACTATCATTGGGGAGATGTCATGTTTTCAGGAACCATAGGGCGCTATACACAATTACCGGAGAATGAATATTTGGTTCGCCAGCCTGATTTGAAGTCTGAAGCGTGTTTGCAATATAATCTGGGTATCCAGTACGGTAACGGTGGACGCTTTTACAAAGCCGAATTCTATTATAAGAATTATGATCGCTTGGCATTGACTGAAGTAAATGCTTCCCCTGAAGCTATCTTCTTGACATCTAATGGATATGGACATAGCAAAGGTATCGATCTTTTCTTCCGTGACCAGGCTTTGCTTAAAAATCTGGAATACCAGCTTTCTTATACCTATAATATATCCAAACGTAAATACCAAGAGTATACCGAAGTGACCACACCTCAGTATGCTACCCGACATAATGCTGCCTTGGTAGTAAAATACTCTTTACCGAGTTTACATACCATTATCGGTGTAACCAATCGTTTCAGTAGTGGTCGTCCTTACCATAACCCTACTTTACCAGGCTTGATGAACGATGAGGTGAAACCCTATAACAGTTTGGATTTGGGACTAACTTATTTGGTTAACAAGAAGGTGATTATCCATGCTTCCGCAACCAATATCTTGTGCCGGAAGAATGAATTCGGGAAGGTAGACAATAAAGCCATATTGGCGTCCAGTGACCATTTCTTCTACATAGGAGTATATATAACCCTTGGTAAGAAGGCTGCTTACGATGTATCTAATTTCTAATATTAACTTTTTAAACTCAACGAAAATGAAAGCAATGATTATCTTTTTAGTATTTGTATTGCAAGGTGCAGCTCAGTTATTATTTGCACAGAACTTAACTATTGAAGTGCGTGATATAGAGAAAACGGAAGGTTATCTCTACGTAGCCATCTACAACTCTCAAGAGACATTTATGAAGAAGCCATTGGCAGGTTTCCGGGTCGACGTAAAGGACAAAGTACTTTCTATACCTTGTAAGGGATTGCCTGCCGGTACATATGCTATTTCTCTCTATCAGGATGAGAATGGAAATGGAAAACTGGACACTGGGGCTTTCGGTATTCCTACGGAAAAGTTCGGTTTTAGTAATGATGCCGAAGGTGTAATGGGAGTACCTTCTTTTGACAAATGCCGTTTTTCTTTTAATGAAGATATGACTTTGGTGATACATTTGAAATAGAAATCCAAATATAATCCTTATTTTTGTGGCTCAACCTTAATAATGTGCAATATGAGACGTGCTACACAATTTCTTGGAATAATCGGGCTGACGTGTTTGTTTGTCGCTTGCGGCAATTCACATTTCATGACGGATGCTGCTTACCGTCAGCGCGTGGAACAAGATTTCGAACAGAAAAAGAACTTGATTACACAAGGAGAAATGTTTTCCATATTCGATGGGGAGCTGACTACTTACGAACGGGAAGCGTTGGAATTCCTTTATGCCTATATGCCTTTGGCGGATATTGCCGATTATTCCGGTGAATTTCATCTGATGAATGTGCGTGCTTCGCAGCAGGCTGAAAAAGAGATGCCTTGGGGGAAAAACATTCCGGAAGATTTGTACCGCCATTTTGTTCTTCCGGTTCGAGTAAATAATGAGCCTTTGGACAGCGCCCGTGTGGTGTTCTATAAGGAACTGAAAGACCGGGTGAAAACATTATCCATCTATGATGCCATTCTGGAAGTGAATCATTGGTGTCATGAAAAAGCTGTCTATACACCTTCCGATGCCCGTACCAGTTCTCCTTTGGCGACGGTGCGTACCGCCTATGGCCGTTGCGGTGAAGAATCCACACTGCTGGTTGCAGCCTTGCGCTCGGTAGGTATTCCTGCACGTCAGGTATATACGCCGCGTTGGGCACATACGGACGACAATCATGCTTGGGTAGAGGCATGGGCGGATGGAAAGTGGCATTTTCTCGGAGCTTGTGAGCCGGAACCGGTGCTCGACTTGGGATGGTTTAATGCCCCTGCCAGCCGGGGAATGCTGATGCATACCAAGGTATTTGGACGTTATGAGGGTAAAGAGGAAACGATGTCTGTTGCTCCCTGTTATACAGAGATTAATGTGATAGATAATTATGCGCCGACAGCCAAGGCGATTGTGTCGGTAAAAGATGAACAAGGAAGGGCTGTTGCTGACGCCCGTGTGGAATTCAAGCTCTACAATTACGCAGAGTTTTATACGGTGGCTGCCAAGCAGACTGATGATTCGGGTACTTGCAGCCTGACTGCCGGCAGAGGAGATATGCTGGTGTGGGCATCGAAAGACGGTAGTTTTGGTTTTGCCAAACTTTCTTTCGGGAAGCAGCAGGAATTGACGGTGGTACTCGACAGGAAAGAAGGGGAGAACTTTACGGAGGATATCAATATCGTGCCTCCTGTGGAAAATGCGAACCTTCCTGAAGTAACTCCGGAACAACGTGCTGAGAATGACAGGAGGCTGGCGCAGGAAGATTCTGTACGCAATGCTTATGTGGCAACATTCATGACAGAGGAGTCGGCACGGAATTTTGCGGAACGATATAAATTGGATGCGGATGTGGCATCCGGAATTTTGGTTGCCTCTCGTGGCAACTATAAGACTATTTGTAACTTCATGGCCCGTTTGCGTTCTGATAAGTCAAAGAAAGGTGGTCTTGACCTGTTGCAGCAAGTTTCTGCCAAAGATCTTCGTGATGTCAGACTGGAGGTGTTGATTGACCACATGCAATCCACTGTGCGCACGAATGCAGAATATTATCGTAAATATGTGCGTAATCCGCGTGTCAGCAATGAAACGCTGACTCCGTACAAAGCCTTCTTCGGCAAAGTGATTCCGAAAGAGGATGTTGAAACTTATGTGGCAGATCCGGGAAAATTGGTGACTTGGGTTGCAGAAAAGATCCGGGTGAACAAAGATTGTAATTTAGGGGGATCTCCAATTTCGCCCGAAGGTGTATGGAAAGCACGCATGGCAGATGCTCATAGCCGTGACATTTTCTTCGTTTCCATGGCACGTAGCATGGGAATTCCTGCACGAATCGACGAGGTAACGGGCAAGGTGCAGTTGGTTACAGATGAGGGAGCCGTAGATGTGAACTTCGGGACGTCCGGGCAGGCTTCTGCCCGGAAAGGCAAGCTCATTGCCGGATACTCACCGGTCAAAGGATTGGATGATCCGAAATATTATTCTCATTTCACTATTTCTAAAATAACGCCACAAGGCAATCTGCAATTGCTGTCTTATGACGAGGGTGATATTGATATGGGCGGTGGTGCTACATGGAGCAATCTTTTGAAGGAGGGAACTGCGCTGGATGCCGGAAACTATGTTCTTGTGACAGGTACTCGTTTGGCAAGCGGTGCAGTGCTTACCGAAGCCACGTCATTTAGCATAACTCCGGGGCAGACAACAACCGTGCAGTTGGTTATGCGTGCAAACGAGGATGAAGTACAAGTTATCGGAAATTTCAATTCGGAATCTCATTTCACTCCGTTGTATGACAATGGCTTCACACCGGACGATCTGTCTGCAAAAAGCTTGTTGCAGGCATGTGGCCGTGGCTATTTCGTGGTTGGTATATTGGGTGTCAATCAAGAACCTACCAACCATGCTTTGCGTGACATTGCCACCTTTAAGGCCGACTTAGAGAAGTGGGGACGCAAAATCGTGTTGCTCTTTCCAGATAAGGCTCAATCGGAGAAGTTTGTGAAGGAGGCTTTTCCCGGATTACCTTCTACTATCATATATGGCATAGATACCGACGGTATTGCCGCACAAATAGCCGATGCGATGAAGCTGAAGCATAAAGACACGCTGCCGATATTTATTATAGCAGATACCTTCAACCGTGTAGTCTTTGTTTCGCAAGGTTATACCATTGGATTGGGTGAACAATTGATGAAGGTTATACACAAGATTTGATAAAGTATGTATTATATTGGGCAATCAGAAGCCTTATCGCATAGGGATGAGGCTTCTGATTGTTTTTTCTACTCTTTCTACGGTAGTTACAGGGCGTAAGTACTCGTCAATATGTACTGTTCCTCCCATGGAAACAGTTTCGTTGCGGTAAGTCATGTCACTTCTTAAGCTTTCCCTTGCTGAAAAATGAAATTCACGGATGTCTGTTTCTTGGGCAATGCGGGCAATATTCGTTTCGTTCACCCCGCATCCGGCCAATAGGATGATGCGGCCGGCAGCCTGTCTATGCAGTTCCTTTAGTAATGGGATGCCTTGCTCTGCAGTTGCTTGTCCTCCGGAAGTCAGGATACGGTCACACCCTAAACTGATGATATCTTCGAGCGCTTTTTGTGGATTGCGGCAAACATCGAAAGCACGGTGGAAAGTGACCGACATGCCTTGTGCGGCTTCCATCAATTGTTTCATCAGAGAGATGTCAATGTCTCCGTCTGTCGTGAGACATCCGAGCACCACCCCGTCTGCCCCCAACTGGCGGGCATTGTCTATGTCTTTCAGCATGATGCGCTGTTCAACCGGAGAGTAGAGGAAATCACCGCCGCGCGGACGGATGATGATATGCAGTTTGGTTCTCTGCAATGCTTCGCGCGCTATGACTATGTCACCATAAGAAGGAGTAGTGCCGCCTTCGGGGATACCGGCACATAATTCTACCCGGTGTGCTCCTCCTTTCTGTGCGGCAAGGCAGCTTTCCACTGAATTGGCGCAGACCTCAAATTGAAACTGTTTCATCTTTATGTTGCTTTTGAATGAAAAAGGGTGAACATACATTCACCCTTCCCGTTTTTATTTTCTCTTTTTCTTTTTTACTTGGCATAGCTTACCGCACGTGTTTCGCGGATTACGGTAATCTTCACCTGTCCCGGATAAGTCATCTCATCCTGTATTTTCTTGGCTATTTCACCGGAAAGGTTTTCCGTTGCCTTATCGTCGATCTTGTCTGCTCCTACGATTACGCGCAACTCGCGTCCTGCTTGGATGGCATAGGTCTTGGTGACTCCCGGATAAGACATTGCCAATTGTTCAAGGTCGTTCAGACGTTTGATATAAGCTTCCACGATTTCGCGGCGGGCTCCCGGACGTGCGCCTGAAATGGCGTCGCATACTTGTACGATAGGAGCCAGCAGGGTATTCATTTCTACTTCATCGTGGTGTGCGCCGATGGCGTTGCAAATGTCCGGCTTTTCCTTGAACTTTTCTGCCAGTTTCATACCATAGAGTGCGTGTGGCAATTCAGGCTCCTCATCGGGCACTTTGCCGATGTCATGCAGCAGTCCGGCACGTTTTGCCTTCTTCGGATTCAGTCCCAATTCAGATGCCATGACTGCACAGAGGTTGGCTGTTTCACGGGCATGCTGCAATAAGTTCTGACCGTATGAAGAACGGTATTTCATCTTACCGATGATGCGGATCAGTTCAGGATGCAGGCCGTGAATGCCGAGGTCGATGGTGGTGCGTTTACCGGTTTCAATAATTTCTTCTTCAACTTGCTTGCGTACTTTGGCAACTACCTCTTCGATACGTGCCGGATGGATACGTCCGTCTGTCACTAATTGGTGCAGTGCCAAGCGGGCCACTTCGCGGCGAACCGGATCGAAGGCTGACAATACAATGGCTTCCGGAGTATCGTCCACAACGATTTCCACACCGGTGGCAGCTTCGAGGGCACGGATGTTGCGGCCTTCACGACCGATAATACGTCCTTTGATTTCGTCCGATTCGATATGGAATACGGTAACAGAGTTCTCGATAGCCGTTTCAGTGGCCACACGCTGTATGGATTGTATCACAATGCGCTTTGCCTCTTTGCTTGCCGTCAGCTTGGCATCGTCCATGATGTCATTGATGAATGATTGAGCCTGTGTCTTGGCTTCTTCCTTCAAAGATTCGATCATGCGTTCTTTGGCTTCTTCGGCAGAAAGGCCCGAAATGGTTTCCAGTTTCTCAATCTCCTGGCGTTGCATGCTGTCCAATTCTTCCTTTTTCTTGTCAACGATAGCCAACTGAGCTTCCAGGTTTTCCTTCACAGCTTCGGCTTCCGTTTTCTTGCGTTGAATTTCTTCCTGACGTTGGTTCAGCACCAGTTCACGTTGTTTCAGTTTGTTTTCCGCCTGCTGTATCTTTTGGTTGCGGATGGCTACTTCTTTTTCCAAGTCGGCCTTTTTGTTCAGGAATTTCTCCTTCACTTCCAGCAACTTATTCTTTTTAATTACTTCTGCTTCCGTTTCGGCATCTTTGAGGATGTTGTCGTATTTGGACTTCAGTCCGTGCTTGAAGAACATGTACGAAGCAAATCCCCCTACGATGAAGCAGGCAATGGACACTACTATTGTAACTACTGTCATTTTATAAATTTGTTTAAGTATATAAATAAAAAAGCACTGCATAAAGGTCTGTTCTTGTTGAGGGACAGGCTTTTGTACAGTGCGCGAATATTCTCTTTCTTTTCCGAACGGGCAGAAGAATAGTTGCTTATTGTTCTTTGAAATAGGCTTCCAATACTTCTGTCAGTTCTTTTATTTTTGTGGTATAAGGTTCGGTATCGTTACGATCCTTCATCTGAAGGTTTTCCAGAGAGAACTGATAGGCCACCATGGCTATAATCCTTTCAGGAGATACATTCTGATAATGTTCCCTATACGCATTGAACCGGATATCTACCTGTTTGGCGGCTTCTCTTACCATTTCTTCATCCTCGCGGTTGATGGTGAGGGGATAGGAGGCGCCTGCCATTTGCAGATTTATCTTTATCTTATCGTTCATACATCCTCTTTTCTTTATTCATTCAACAAAGCGATGCATTTATCGACTTCACGCACTAATTTGGACAATCGCAGTTTCGTCTCTTTTACGTCACTGCCGTTAAGGCTGATTGTCGTAGCTGTTTTTAGGTCAGTGTAGCTAAGTTCCAGTTCGTTATAGTCGGCTTGTATCTTCTCATATTCTTCTTCTTTGGTTTCGAGAAGTTGCTTTAGCTCGGCATTTTCACGTTTTAATTCATCATGAAGATAGATTAAATGTCGCAGCCTGGCCTCAAAGGTACTTAATAGCTTCTTTTCTTCGTCTGTCATTACTACACCAAAATTGTACACAAAAATACGATTTACTTGTAGATTACAAAAACTTTTCGGAAGAAAATGTTATAAAAGCGTCGAAATAACTGTAAATATGCTTGCAAGGCTGTTTCTAAGTGCTGGATTTGGTGTTTTGGAGAAATCTTTTTCCATAATATATGGATAGGCGGAAACTGTTTGTTCTATAATGAAGTTTTATTTTTTTTCTTTCAGGCGATTAGTTTTTCCCTTACTAAGAACTTATCGTCCCACTACTGTTTAATTATCGTCCGACATCTGTCGGACGATAATTAAACAGTAGTAGGACGATAACAATATATATGTCGGACGATTAATTCTTAGTAATGCGGACATTACTTTTTGCCGTCTTCTGTACTACTGCTTCGGCACAATTGGAGTAGTATGTAGTTGCCGGGGAGTAGAAATCAATAATCTCATAAAATAATTTATAATATAATTTGGTTTATAATATAAACCATGTATATTTGCGGTGGAGTTCGAGCCCGAAAGTGTTTTATTTAAGTGACATTAAACTGAATATTATTATGAAAGCGATCGGTTATAAATGGATTGTGTTTGCCGTTTTTAGTCTGTGTACATTTACGGCGGTTGCGCAGAGTGACCTGACGGTGAAGGTGACAAATATCCCTTCTTCTAAGGGAAAGGTGATGATTGCTACTGACAAAGGGCAACATAATATGGTAGATGCCAAAGAAGGTGATGTGGTATTGGAGCTGAAAGGAGTGCCTGCGGGTAAGTGCAAACTGTACGTCTATCACGATGAAAACGGCAACTATCGGTTGGATAAGGAAGATGGAGTTCCGGTGGAACACTGTGCAATAGTCGATTTGGATGTAAAAGCAGATA
Above is a window of Bacteroides helcogenes P 36-108 DNA encoding:
- a CDS encoding TonB-dependent receptor plug domain-containing protein: MKRKIILLALSILFFVHPSIAQKVITDTIQIKFNIDSVGLEEVVVKGRKTPAANSRWSDMHPVELVTVGGANGDLYKALQTLPGTQVQGETGELLVRGGSSSETQTYIDGMHVLNPYTSNGINTPARSRYSTFMFSGVNLASGGASQEYGEALSAVLPLETKDYSRVNKVGVNASVVGVGGGGTHVFDKGSLSVDLNYQNLGLYDKIYSGRKEFSKPYRMFSGAAQFRYTPDEATTLKIYAQYDRTDLSTYEGEERRLFGLGEDNAYINATFRRRMSGGWNWFAGAAYSFNEQKINGAVLASDDWLERQQELHLKTKVFKRLSSTFRLDMGLESYIRSYKNHYLLSEIDDSNSMSPTVSAGFFSATYYPVEQLKAELSFRTEYTSLNRKVNFSPRLALNYHWGDVMFSGTIGRYTQLPENEYLVRQPDLKSEACLQYNLGIQYGNGGRFYKAEFYYKNYDRLALTEVNASPEAIFLTSNGYGHSKGIDLFFRDQALLKNLEYQLSYTYNISKRKYQEYTEVTTPQYATRHNAALVVKYSLPSLHTIIGVTNRFSSGRPYHNPTLPGLMNDEVKPYNSLDLGLTYLVNKKVIIHASATNILCRKNEFGKVDNKAILASSDHFFYIGVYITLGKKAAYDVSNF
- a CDS encoding DUF2141 domain-containing protein — its product is MKAMIIFLVFVLQGAAQLLFAQNLTIEVRDIEKTEGYLYVAIYNSQETFMKKPLAGFRVDVKDKVLSIPCKGLPAGTYAISLYQDENGNGKLDTGAFGIPTEKFGFSNDAEGVMGVPSFDKCRFSFNEDMTLVIHLK
- a CDS encoding copper homeostasis protein CutC translates to MKQFQFEVCANSVESCLAAQKGGAHRVELCAGIPEGGTTPSYGDIVIAREALQRTKLHIIIRPRGGDFLYSPVEQRIMLKDIDNARQLGADGVVLGCLTTDGDIDISLMKQLMEAAQGMSVTFHRAFDVCRNPQKALEDIISLGCDRILTSGGQATAEQGIPLLKELHRQAAGRIILLAGCGVNETNIARIAQETDIREFHFSARESLRSDMTYRNETVSMGGTVHIDEYLRPVTTVERVEKTIRSLIPMR
- a CDS encoding YccF domain-containing protein, producing the protein MGCLMNVLWLLLGGIFTAIEYVVASLLLMITIVGIPFGMQTMKMAGLALWPFGKEVRNGERSGGCLYVLMNVLWILLGGIWISLSHLVFGLLLCITIIGIPFGIQHFKLAGLALTPFGKDIVVA
- a CDS encoding cell division protein ZapA is translated as MNDKIKINLQMAGASYPLTINREDEEMVREAAKQVDIRFNAYREHYQNVSPERIIAMVAYQFSLENLQMKDRNDTEPYTTKIKELTEVLEAYFKEQ
- a CDS encoding transglutaminase domain-containing protein, yielding MRRATQFLGIIGLTCLFVACGNSHFMTDAAYRQRVEQDFEQKKNLITQGEMFSIFDGELTTYEREALEFLYAYMPLADIADYSGEFHLMNVRASQQAEKEMPWGKNIPEDLYRHFVLPVRVNNEPLDSARVVFYKELKDRVKTLSIYDAILEVNHWCHEKAVYTPSDARTSSPLATVRTAYGRCGEESTLLVAALRSVGIPARQVYTPRWAHTDDNHAWVEAWADGKWHFLGACEPEPVLDLGWFNAPASRGMLMHTKVFGRYEGKEETMSVAPCYTEINVIDNYAPTAKAIVSVKDEQGRAVADARVEFKLYNYAEFYTVAAKQTDDSGTCSLTAGRGDMLVWASKDGSFGFAKLSFGKQQELTVVLDRKEGENFTEDINIVPPVENANLPEVTPEQRAENDRRLAQEDSVRNAYVATFMTEESARNFAERYKLDADVASGILVASRGNYKTICNFMARLRSDKSKKGGLDLLQQVSAKDLRDVRLEVLIDHMQSTVRTNAEYYRKYVRNPRVSNETLTPYKAFFGKVIPKEDVETYVADPGKLVTWVAEKIRVNKDCNLGGSPISPEGVWKARMADAHSRDIFFVSMARSMGIPARIDEVTGKVQLVTDEGAVDVNFGTSGQASARKGKLIAGYSPVKGLDDPKYYSHFTISKITPQGNLQLLSYDEGDIDMGGGATWSNLLKEGTALDAGNYVLVTGTRLASGAVLTEATSFSITPGQTTTVQLVMRANEDEVQVIGNFNSESHFTPLYDNGFTPDDLSAKSLLQACGRGYFVVGILGVNQEPTNHALRDIATFKADLEKWGRKIVLLFPDKAQSEKFVKEAFPGLPSTIIYGIDTDGIAAQIADAMKLKHKDTLPIFIIADTFNRVVFVSQGYTIGLGEQLMKVIHKI
- a CDS encoding LytR/AlgR family response regulator transcription factor; this encodes MNKLMELLRSPYPTLYRRWKSVVIPPVIIFLILYILQPFGISRIEENKFWIVAGSAFIAAGASGIFTYLLPILFPSYYKEQNWTLGKYVLNMLLFLLLIAVGVWIYLSWLMGVWLNGRLFFMALSWVMILALFPVTFFLMWNRNLLLTRNLKAATEMNFYLSRKLSEEDRSPLAKEKESSGEWLFFSGGVKERLEVSVRDFLYAEAEGNYVKVVYYSVKGQGTIRKLLRVTMKQAEETIAGYSYIIRCHRAFLVNVRKVVKVEGNSQGYRLRLEGCEEEVPVSRAYAKEVKMLIENEVAS
- the rny gene encoding ribonuclease Y yields the protein MTVVTIVVSIACFIVGGFASYMFFKHGLKSKYDNILKDAETEAEVIKKNKLLEVKEKFLNKKADLEKEVAIRNQKIQQAENKLKQRELVLNQRQEEIQRKKTEAEAVKENLEAQLAIVDKKKEELDSMQRQEIEKLETISGLSAEEAKERMIESLKEEAKTQAQSFINDIMDDAKLTASKEAKRIVIQSIQRVATETAIENSVTVFHIESDEIKGRIIGREGRNIRALEAATGVEIVVDDTPEAIVLSAFDPVRREVARLALHQLVTDGRIHPARIEEVVAKVRKQVEEEIIETGKRTTIDLGIHGLHPELIRIIGKMKYRSSYGQNLLQHARETANLCAVMASELGLNPKKAKRAGLLHDIGKVPDEEPELPHALYGMKLAEKFKEKPDICNAIGAHHDEVEMNTLLAPIVQVCDAISGARPGARREIVEAYIKRLNDLEQLAMSYPGVTKTYAIQAGRELRVIVGADKIDDKATENLSGEIAKKIQDEMTYPGQVKITVIRETRAVSYAK
- a CDS encoding DUF2141 domain-containing protein, with the translated sequence MKAIGYKWIVFAVFSLCTFTAVAQSDLTVKVTNIPSSKGKVMIATDKGQHNMVDAKEGDVVLELKGVPAGKCKLYVYHDENGNYRLDKEDGVPVEHCAIVDLDVKADTTMVDVELADVRKKMQD